From the Pseudomonas putida genome, one window contains:
- a CDS encoding ammonium transporter — translation MENMHSAMDSLVHGSNTLFILMGAILVLAMHAGFAFLEVGTVRHKNQVNALSKILSDFAISALVYFFIGYWIAYGVNFLQPASQLAADHGYALVKCFFLLTFAAAIPAIISGGIAERARFAPQLCATALIVAFIYPFFEGVVWNGNLGVQAWLQARFGAPFHDFAGSVVVHAMGGWLALAAVLLLGARRGRYRDGRLVAFAPSSIPFLALGSWILIIGWFGFNVMSAQTLQGVSGLVAINSLMAMVGGTLAALLAGRNDPGFLHNGPLAGLVAICAGSDLMHPIGALATGLVAGVLFVWSFTAAQNRWKIDDVLGVWPLHGLCGLWGGIACGVFGQAALGGMGGVSLISQLLGSLAGVLVALIGGFAVYGLIRQLHGLRLSHEQEFQGADLSLHRIGATSQD, via the coding sequence ATGGAAAACATGCACAGCGCAATGGACTCCCTCGTCCATGGCTCCAACACCCTGTTCATCCTCATGGGCGCCATTCTGGTGCTCGCCATGCACGCCGGCTTCGCGTTTCTCGAAGTGGGCACCGTGCGCCACAAGAACCAGGTCAATGCGCTGTCAAAGATCCTCAGTGATTTCGCCATCTCCGCGCTGGTGTATTTCTTCATTGGCTACTGGATCGCCTATGGCGTGAATTTCCTGCAGCCAGCGTCGCAACTGGCAGCCGATCACGGCTATGCGCTGGTCAAATGCTTCTTCCTGCTGACCTTCGCCGCCGCGATTCCCGCGATCATCTCGGGGGGGATCGCCGAACGTGCGCGGTTCGCGCCGCAGTTGTGCGCCACGGCGTTGATCGTGGCGTTCATCTACCCGTTCTTCGAGGGTGTGGTGTGGAATGGTAATCTGGGTGTGCAGGCCTGGCTGCAGGCCCGTTTCGGTGCGCCGTTCCATGACTTTGCCGGCTCGGTGGTGGTGCATGCCATGGGCGGCTGGCTGGCGCTGGCGGCGGTGCTGTTGCTGGGCGCGCGGCGCGGGCGCTATCGCGACGGCCGCCTGGTGGCCTTCGCACCGTCGAGCATTCCGTTCCTGGCGTTGGGCTCGTGGATCCTGATCATCGGCTGGTTCGGCTTCAACGTGATGAGTGCCCAGACCTTGCAGGGCGTCAGCGGCCTGGTGGCGATCAACTCGTTGATGGCCATGGTCGGCGGCACCCTGGCGGCCTTGCTGGCCGGGCGCAACGACCCGGGCTTCCTGCACAACGGGCCGCTGGCGGGTCTGGTGGCGATCTGTGCCGGCTCTGACCTCATGCACCCGATCGGTGCGCTGGCCACCGGCCTGGTGGCAGGGGTGCTGTTCGTCTGGAGTTTCACGGCTGCACAGAACCGCTGGAAGATCGACGATGTGCTCGGTGTCTGGCCGCTGCACGGCTTGTGCGGCCTGTGGGGAGGGATCGCCTGCGGTGTGTTTGGCCAGGCGGCACTGGGGGGTATGGGCGGGGTCAGCCTGATCAGTCAGCTATTGGGCAGCCTGGCGGGCGTCCTGGTAGCACTGATCGGTGGTTTTGCCGTGTATGGCCTGATTCGCCAACTGCATGGCCTGCGTTTGAGCCATGAGCAGGAGTTCCAGGGCGCAGACCTGTCGCTGCACCGGATCGGCGCCACCAGCCAGGATTGA
- a CDS encoding glutaredoxin family protein → MLPECQLFGTVGCHLCEVAEAVLMPFVEHGLLIELVDIADDQALFERYGLIIPVLRRSDTSAELHWPFDAEQVVAFLAQ, encoded by the coding sequence ATGCTGCCTGAATGCCAACTCTTCGGTACCGTCGGGTGCCACTTATGCGAAGTGGCCGAAGCCGTGCTGATGCCCTTTGTTGAACACGGCTTGCTGATCGAGTTGGTCGACATCGCCGATGACCAGGCGTTGTTCGAGCGGTACGGATTGATCATTCCGGTGTTGCGGCGCAGCGATACTTCGGCAGAGCTGCACTGGCCATTCGATGCCGAACAGGTAGTGGCCTTCCTCGCCCAGTAA
- a CDS encoding D-Ala-D-Ala carboxypeptidase family metallohydrolase, whose amino-acid sequence MLITPHFALEELITSQVAAREGLDNTPTPEVLSNLRLLCQALEQVRGLFGCPVIVSSGYRSVEVNARVGGVRSSQHVKGLAADFTVIGVDNREVVRQVSKSDVAFDQLILEFDSWVHLSVSTAAPRREVLTIRKGTGYLPGLQ is encoded by the coding sequence ATGCTGATCACGCCACATTTCGCCCTGGAAGAACTGATTACTTCGCAAGTTGCCGCGAGAGAGGGGTTGGACAACACCCCTACGCCTGAGGTCCTGAGTAATCTGCGCCTGCTTTGCCAAGCGCTCGAGCAGGTCCGGGGGTTGTTCGGGTGCCCCGTCATCGTCAGCAGCGGCTACCGCAGCGTGGAGGTCAATGCGCGCGTCGGCGGGGTGCGAAGTAGCCAGCACGTGAAAGGCCTGGCTGCGGATTTCACGGTGATCGGCGTCGACAACCGGGAAGTGGTCAGGCAGGTAAGCAAGAGTGATGTGGCGTTCGACCAGCTGATCCTGGAATTCGACAGCTGGGTTCACCTGTCGGTGTCAACTGCCGCGCCGCGCCGCGAGGTGCTGACCATTCGCAAGGGTACGGGCTACCTGCCAGGCTTGCAGTAG
- a CDS encoding pseudouridine synthase translates to MTTPFDPAHQQASTVCLPPGHWATVLDCLCDHFKAIERAQWLDRFARGRVLDAEGRAIAADLPYRRGMRLHYFREVPNERPIPVQETILHVDEHLVVADKPHFLPVTPTGEYVEQTLLRRLIRRLGNPHLVPLHRIDRHTAGLVLFSANPQTRSAYQRLFPERRIDKRYQAIAAALPQHAFPLVRKSRLVHGEPFFRMHEVAGEANSETFAEVLETHGELWRYGLSPVTGKTHQLRVHMAALGAGICNDPFYPELLKDEDDYQRPLKLLAQSLRFADPLTGEERYFESRLTLDW, encoded by the coding sequence ATGACCACGCCTTTCGACCCCGCCCACCAGCAAGCCAGTACGGTCTGCCTGCCGCCCGGCCACTGGGCGACGGTACTCGATTGCCTGTGCGACCATTTCAAGGCCATCGAGCGCGCGCAGTGGCTTGACCGCTTCGCCCGTGGCCGGGTGCTCGATGCCGAGGGCAGGGCGATTGCTGCCGACTTGCCCTACCGGCGCGGCATGCGCCTTCACTATTTTCGCGAGGTGCCCAACGAGCGGCCGATTCCGGTGCAGGAAACCATCCTGCATGTGGATGAGCACCTGGTGGTGGCCGACAAGCCGCATTTCCTGCCGGTAACGCCAACCGGTGAATACGTCGAGCAGACCCTGTTGCGCCGCCTGATCCGACGCCTGGGCAACCCGCACCTGGTGCCGTTGCATCGCATCGACCGGCACACCGCCGGGCTGGTGCTGTTCTCCGCCAATCCGCAGACGCGCAGCGCGTATCAACGGTTGTTCCCGGAGCGGCGGATCGATAAGCGCTATCAAGCCATCGCTGCCGCTTTGCCGCAGCATGCATTCCCCCTGGTGCGCAAGAGTCGCCTGGTGCATGGCGAGCCGTTCTTTCGCATGCACGAAGTGGCAGGGGAGGCCAACAGCGAGACCTTTGCCGAAGTGCTGGAGACGCATGGCGAGTTGTGGCGCTATGGACTGTCGCCGGTAACGGGCAAGACGCATCAGTTGCGTGTGCACATGGCGGCGTTGGGGGCGGGGATCTGCAATGACCCGTTCTACCCCGAGTTGCTCAAGGACGAAGACGACTATCAGCGGCCGTTGAAGCTGCTGGCGCAGAGCTTGCGATTTGCCGATCCGTTGACCGGCGAAGAGCGCTACTTCGAGAGCAGGCTGACACTGGACTGGTAA
- a CDS encoding methyl-accepting chemotaxis protein — protein sequence MRNNQPITQRERTFPAQQRLISTTNAKGVITYCNDAFVEISGFTREELIGAPHNLVRHPDVPTAVFAHMWQTLKQGLPWMGIVKNRCKSGDHYWVNAYVTPIFENNQVVGFESVRVKPTAEQIRRAEALYQRINDGKPAIPRRDRWLPVLQDWLPFILVSQVGFLIGNWLGHSWGFALAAGLSVPLGLFGLSWQQRGLKRLLRLAEQTTSDPLIAQMYTDSRGVQARLEMAMLSQDARMKTCLTRLQDSAEHLSDQARQSDALAHKSSSGLERQRVETEQVAAAVNQMAATTQEVANHVQRTADATQEANRLTSQGRQIAGETRDAIERLSSAVGETGQTVTQLAKDSDEIGGVVDVIKGIADQTNLLALNAAIEAARAGEMGRGFAVVADEVRQLAQRTAESTGQIHGLIAKLQQTANNAVLTMETGHRQAQEGVERVMQADQALVGISEAVANITDMATQIAAATEEQTAVADEISRNISTIAQLADQTAEQAQHSAQLSEELTSTAGGQYSLVERFNR from the coding sequence ATGCGCAACAACCAGCCGATTACCCAGAGGGAACGGACTTTCCCTGCCCAACAACGGTTGATCTCCACCACCAATGCCAAGGGTGTGATCACCTACTGCAACGATGCGTTCGTCGAGATCAGCGGTTTCACCCGCGAAGAGCTGATTGGCGCCCCCCACAACCTGGTGCGTCACCCCGATGTGCCAACGGCAGTGTTCGCCCACATGTGGCAAACCCTCAAGCAAGGCTTGCCGTGGATGGGCATCGTCAAGAACCGTTGCAAATCCGGCGACCACTACTGGGTCAACGCCTACGTCACGCCGATTTTCGAGAACAACCAGGTCGTCGGTTTCGAGTCGGTGCGCGTCAAACCGACCGCCGAGCAGATCCGCCGTGCCGAGGCCCTGTACCAGCGCATCAACGACGGCAAGCCTGCCATCCCGCGCCGTGATCGCTGGCTGCCGGTGCTGCAGGACTGGTTGCCGTTCATCCTGGTCAGCCAGGTCGGTTTCCTGATTGGCAACTGGCTCGGCCACTCCTGGGGCTTCGCTCTGGCCGCCGGCCTGTCGGTACCGCTCGGCCTGTTCGGCCTGAGCTGGCAGCAGCGTGGCCTCAAACGCCTGTTGCGCCTGGCCGAGCAGACCACCTCCGACCCGCTGATCGCGCAGATGTACACCGACAGCCGTGGCGTGCAGGCACGCCTGGAGATGGCCATGCTCAGCCAGGACGCGCGCATGAAGACGTGCCTGACTCGCCTGCAGGACAGCGCCGAGCACCTCAGCGACCAGGCCCGCCAGTCCGATGCCTTGGCGCACAAGAGCTCCTCGGGCCTGGAGCGCCAGCGCGTGGAGACAGAGCAGGTCGCTGCCGCCGTCAACCAGATGGCCGCTACCACCCAGGAAGTGGCCAACCACGTGCAACGCACCGCTGACGCCACCCAGGAAGCCAACCGCCTGACCAGCCAGGGCCGGCAGATCGCCGGGGAAACCCGTGATGCCATCGAGCGCCTGTCGAGCGCCGTGGGTGAGACCGGCCAGACCGTGACCCAACTGGCCAAGGACAGTGACGAAATCGGTGGCGTGGTCGATGTGATCAAGGGCATCGCCGACCAGACCAACCTGCTGGCGCTCAACGCCGCCATCGAAGCGGCCCGTGCCGGCGAGATGGGCCGTGGTTTCGCCGTGGTCGCCGACGAGGTACGCCAGCTGGCCCAACGCACCGCCGAATCGACCGGGCAGATCCACGGTCTGATCGCCAAGCTGCAACAAACGGCCAACAACGCCGTGCTGACCATGGAAACCGGCCACCGCCAGGCCCAGGAAGGCGTCGAGCGCGTCATGCAGGCGGACCAGGCACTGGTTGGGATCAGCGAAGCAGTGGCCAACATCACAGACATGGCGACCCAGATCGCCGCCGCCACCGAAGAGCAGACTGCAGTGGCCGACGAGATCAGCCGCAACATCAGCACCATCGCCCAGCTCGCCGACCAGACAGCCGAGCAGGCGCAGCATTCGGCGCAGCTCAGCGAAGAGCTGACCAGCACTGCCGGCGGGCAGTATTCGCTGGTGGAGCGCTTCAACCGCTAG
- the acnA gene encoding aconitate hydratase AcnA, giving the protein MPSLDSLNTLKTLQVADRTYHYYSLAEAGRQLGDLQHLPMSLKVLLENLLRWEDGETVGTDDLRALAGWLQERRSDREIQYRPARVLMQDFTGVPAVVDLAAMRAAMAKAGGDPQRINPLSPVDLVIDHSVMVDRYATPQAFTQNVDIEMQRNGERYAFLRWGQSAFDNFRVVPPGTGICHQVNLEYLGRTVWTRDADGHTYAFPDTLVGTDSHTTMINGLGVLGWGVGGIEAEAAMLGQPVSMLIPEVIGFKLTGKLREGITATDLVLTVTQMLRKKGVVGKFVEFYGDGLADLPLADRATLANMAPEYGATCGFFPVDQVTLDYLRLSGRPSEAVQLVEQYCKAQGLWREPGQEPLFSDTLALDMHDVEASLAGPKRPQDRVALGQVSQAFDHFIELQPKPLAKEVGRLESEGGGGVAVGNADQAGEIDYSHGGQTHTLRDGAVVIAAITSCTNTSNPSVMMAAGLVAKKALEKGLQRKPWVKSSLAPGSKVVTDYYKAAGLTPYLDQLGFDLVGYGCTTCIGNSGPLDEAIEKAIGSADLTVASVLSGNRNFEGRVHPLVKTNWLASPPLVVAYALAGSVRIDLTRDPLGTGKDGQPVYLRDIWPSQQEIAEAVGKVDTAMFHKEYAEVFAGDAQWQAIEVPQAATYIWQDDSTYIQHPPFFDAIGGPLPEIDDIHGARILALLGDSVTTDHISPAGNIKADSPAGRYLRSKGVEPRDFNSYGSRRGNHEVMMRGTFANIRIRNEMLAGEEGGNTVHVPSGEKLSIYDAAMRYQAEGTPLVVIAGQEYGTGSSRDWAAKGTNLLGVKAVLAESFERIHRSNLVGMGVLPLQFKAGQDRKQLGLTGKEQIDLLGLSGAQIKPGMSLPLRITREDGQQQQIEVLCRIDTLNEVEYFKSGGILHYVLRQMIRS; this is encoded by the coding sequence ATGCCCTCGCTCGATAGCCTGAACACCCTCAAGACCCTCCAGGTGGCTGACCGCACCTATCACTATTACAGCCTCGCCGAAGCCGGTCGGCAGCTGGGCGATCTGCAGCACCTGCCCATGTCGCTCAAGGTACTCCTGGAAAACCTGCTGCGCTGGGAAGACGGCGAGACCGTCGGCACCGATGACCTGCGCGCCCTCGCCGGCTGGCTGCAGGAGCGCCGCTCCGACCGCGAAATCCAGTATCGCCCGGCACGGGTGCTGATGCAGGACTTCACCGGCGTGCCGGCAGTGGTCGACCTGGCCGCCATGCGCGCCGCCATGGCCAAGGCCGGCGGCGACCCGCAGCGGATCAACCCGCTGTCGCCGGTGGACCTGGTGATCGACCACTCGGTGATGGTCGACCGCTACGCCACGCCACAGGCCTTCACCCAGAACGTCGACATCGAAATGCAGCGCAATGGCGAGCGCTATGCCTTCCTGCGCTGGGGCCAGAGCGCGTTCGACAACTTCCGCGTGGTACCGCCGGGCACCGGTATCTGCCACCAGGTCAACCTGGAATACCTCGGACGCACGGTATGGACCCGCGACGCCGATGGCCACACCTATGCCTTCCCCGACACCCTGGTCGGCACCGACTCGCACACCACCATGATCAACGGCCTCGGCGTGCTCGGCTGGGGCGTCGGCGGCATCGAGGCGGAAGCGGCCATGCTCGGCCAGCCGGTGTCGATGCTGATCCCCGAAGTGATCGGTTTCAAGCTCACCGGCAAGCTGCGCGAAGGCATCACCGCCACCGACCTGGTGCTGACGGTGACGCAGATGCTGCGCAAGAAAGGCGTGGTCGGCAAGTTCGTCGAGTTCTATGGCGACGGCCTGGCCGACCTGCCGCTGGCCGACCGTGCCACCCTCGCCAACATGGCACCGGAATATGGCGCCACCTGCGGCTTCTTCCCGGTCGACCAGGTGACCCTCGACTACCTGCGCCTTTCCGGCCGGCCGAGCGAGGCCGTGCAACTGGTGGAACAGTACTGCAAGGCCCAGGGCCTGTGGCGCGAACCCGGCCAGGAGCCGCTGTTCAGCGACACCCTGGCCCTCGACATGCACGACGTCGAGGCCAGCCTGGCCGGGCCCAAACGGCCCCAGGACCGGGTTGCCTTGGGCCAGGTCAGTCAGGCCTTCGACCACTTCATCGAACTGCAGCCCAAGCCGCTGGCCAAGGAAGTCGGCCGCCTGGAAAGCGAAGGTGGCGGCGGCGTGGCGGTGGGCAACGCCGACCAGGCTGGTGAAATTGACTACAGTCACGGCGGCCAGACCCACACCCTGCGCGACGGCGCCGTGGTGATCGCCGCGATCACCTCCTGCACCAATACCTCCAACCCGAGCGTGATGATGGCGGCCGGCCTGGTCGCGAAGAAAGCCCTGGAAAAAGGCCTGCAGCGCAAACCCTGGGTCAAGAGCTCGCTGGCCCCGGGCTCCAAGGTAGTCACCGACTACTACAAGGCCGCGGGCCTCACGCCTTACCTCGACCAGCTTGGTTTCGACCTGGTCGGCTATGGCTGCACCACCTGCATCGGCAACTCAGGCCCGCTAGATGAAGCCATCGAGAAAGCCATCGGCAGTGCCGACCTCACGGTCGCCTCGGTGCTGTCGGGCAACCGCAACTTCGAAGGCCGCGTGCACCCACTGGTGAAGACCAACTGGCTGGCCTCGCCGCCCCTGGTAGTGGCGTATGCCCTGGCGGGCAGCGTGCGGATCGACCTGACCCGCGACCCGCTGGGCACTGGCAAGGATGGCCAGCCGGTGTACCTGCGCGACATCTGGCCAAGCCAGCAAGAAATCGCCGAGGCGGTGGGCAAGGTCGACACGGCTATGTTCCACAAGGAGTACGCCGAAGTCTTCGCCGGCGACGCCCAGTGGCAGGCCATCGAGGTACCCCAGGCTGCCACTTACATCTGGCAGGACGACTCGACCTACATCCAGCACCCACCCTTCTTCGACGCCATCGGCGGGCCGCTGCCCGAGATCGACGACATCCACGGTGCGCGCATCCTCGCCCTGCTCGGTGATTCGGTCACCACCGACCACATCTCACCGGCCGGCAACATCAAGGCCGACAGCCCGGCCGGGCGCTACTTGCGCAGCAAGGGCGTGGAACCTCGTGACTTCAACTCTTACGGCTCGCGGCGCGGCAACCACGAGGTGATGATGCGCGGCACCTTCGCCAACATCCGCATCCGCAACGAGATGCTGGCGGGCGAGGAAGGTGGCAACACGGTGCACGTGCCCAGTGGCGAGAAGCTGTCAATCTATGACGCCGCCATGCGCTACCAGGCCGAGGGCACGCCGCTGGTGGTGATCGCCGGTCAGGAATATGGCACCGGCTCCAGCCGCGACTGGGCGGCCAAGGGCACCAACCTGCTGGGGGTCAAGGCCGTACTGGCGGAGAGTTTCGAACGCATTCATCGCTCCAACCTGGTGGGCATGGGCGTGCTGCCACTGCAGTTCAAGGCCGGGCAGGACCGCAAGCAACTGGGGCTGACCGGCAAGGAGCAGATCGACCTGCTGGGCCTCAGTGGCGCGCAGATCAAACCAGGCATGAGCCTGCCGCTGCGGATCACCCGCGAGGATGGGCAACAGCAGCAGATCGAAGTGCTCTGCCGGATCGATACCCTCAACGAAGTGGAGTACTTCAAGTCAGGGGGGATTCTGCATTATGTGCTGCGGCAGATGATTCGCAGCTGA
- the rlmM gene encoding 23S rRNA (cytidine(2498)-2'-O)-methyltransferase RlmM, translated as MNTLFMHCRPGFEGEVCAEISEHAAQLGVAGYAKGKPQSACAEFVCAEAEGAERLMAQLRFAQLIFPRQWARGTYIELPETDRISVLLAHLAEHPVFGSLWLEVLDSNEGKELSTFCRKFEVPLRKALEKAGRLVDNASLPRLLLTFISGRRVFVGVAEANNSALWPMGIPRLKFPREAPSRSTLKLEEAWHQFIPREQWEQRLGDDMRGVDLGASPGGWTYQLVRRGMLVTAIDNGPMAESLMETGLVEHLMADGFTWQPKQPVDWMVCDIVEKPARTTSLIETWLGEGLCREAVVNLKLPMKQRYAEVRRLLDRMEATFKARKIKVSIACKQLYHDREEVTCHLRRLDLKPR; from the coding sequence ATGAATACCCTGTTCATGCATTGCCGGCCCGGTTTCGAGGGTGAAGTCTGCGCCGAGATCAGCGAACATGCCGCCCAGCTGGGTGTGGCCGGTTATGCCAAGGGCAAGCCGCAGAGCGCTTGTGCCGAGTTCGTCTGCGCCGAGGCCGAAGGTGCCGAGCGCCTGATGGCCCAGCTGCGCTTCGCGCAACTGATCTTCCCACGCCAGTGGGCGCGGGGCACGTATATCGAGCTGCCGGAAACCGACCGCATCAGCGTGCTGCTGGCGCATCTGGCCGAGCACCCGGTGTTCGGCAGCCTGTGGCTGGAGGTACTGGACAGCAACGAAGGCAAGGAGCTTTCGACCTTCTGCCGCAAGTTCGAAGTGCCGTTGCGCAAGGCCCTGGAAAAGGCCGGCCGCCTGGTCGACAACGCCAGCCTGCCGCGCCTGCTGCTGACGTTCATCAGTGGCCGCCGGGTATTCGTCGGCGTGGCTGAGGCGAACAACAGCGCGCTGTGGCCGATGGGCATCCCGCGGCTGAAGTTCCCGCGTGAGGCGCCAAGCCGTTCGACCCTCAAGCTGGAAGAGGCCTGGCACCAGTTCATCCCGCGTGAGCAGTGGGAGCAGCGCCTGGGTGACGATATGCGGGGTGTCGATCTGGGTGCTTCGCCAGGCGGTTGGACTTACCAGCTGGTACGCCGTGGCATGCTGGTCACCGCCATCGACAATGGGCCGATGGCCGAAAGCCTGATGGAAACCGGGCTGGTAGAGCACCTGATGGCGGACGGTTTCACCTGGCAACCGAAGCAGCCGGTGGACTGGATGGTCTGCGATATCGTCGAGAAGCCGGCGCGGACCACCTCGCTGATCGAGACCTGGCTGGGGGAGGGGTTGTGCCGTGAGGCGGTGGTCAACCTGAAGTTGCCGATGAAGCAGCGCTATGCCGAGGTGCGGCGGTTGCTGGACCGTATGGAGGCGACGTTCAAGGCGCGCAAGATCAAGGTGTCCATTGCCTGCAAGCAGCTGTATCACGACCGCGAAGAAGTGACGTGCCACCTGCGTAGGCTTGATTTGAAACCGCGTTGA
- the tusA gene encoding sulfurtransferase TusA — protein MTDFTPDAILDATGLNCPEPVMMLHQHVRNLAAGGLLKVIATDPSTRRDIPKFCNFLGHELLQQQEEAGTYLYWIRKKAD, from the coding sequence ATGACCGATTTCACCCCCGATGCCATCCTCGACGCCACCGGCCTGAACTGCCCGGAACCGGTGATGATGCTGCACCAGCACGTGCGCAACCTGGCCGCTGGCGGCCTGCTCAAGGTCATCGCCACCGACCCGTCGACCCGCCGTGACATCCCCAAATTCTGCAACTTCCTCGGCCACGAATTGCTGCAGCAGCAGGAAGAAGCCGGTACCTACCTGTACTGGATCCGCAAGAAAGCCGACTGA
- the pdxB gene encoding 4-phosphoerythronate dehydrogenase PdxB, with amino-acid sequence MLIVADENIPLLDAFFEGFGEIRRYPGRSLDAASVKDADVLLVRSVTKVDRQLLEGSKVRFVGTCTIGTDHLDLDYFAEAGIHWSSAPGCNARGVVDYVLGSLLTLADLDGVALAQRTYGVVGAGEVGGRLVRVLHGLGWKVLVCDPLRQAAEGGDFVSLATILEQCDVISLHTPLQRGGEHPTWHLLGEAQLAQLRPGAWLINASRGPVVDNAALRELLLDREDVHAVLDVWEGEPQVDLQLADLCTLATPHIAGYSLDGRQRGTAQIYQALCRYLGEAVSVQLADLLPPPPLAQIELDGTAEPAWALAALCRAVYDPRRDDADFRRSLSDDVAEQRAAFDQLRKQYPPRREIEGLAVRVRGEAPQLAQMVNALGGVLA; translated from the coding sequence ATGCTGATAGTTGCCGACGAGAATATCCCGCTGCTCGATGCCTTCTTCGAAGGCTTCGGCGAGATCCGCCGTTATCCCGGCCGCAGCCTCGACGCCGCCAGCGTCAAGGATGCCGATGTGCTGCTGGTGCGTTCGGTGACCAAGGTCGACCGGCAACTGCTCGAAGGCAGCAAGGTGCGCTTCGTCGGCACCTGCACCATCGGCACCGACCATCTGGACCTGGACTACTTCGCCGAAGCGGGCATCCACTGGAGCAGCGCGCCGGGCTGCAATGCCCGTGGCGTGGTCGATTACGTGCTGGGCAGCCTGCTGACCCTGGCCGACCTGGACGGCGTGGCACTGGCGCAACGCACCTACGGTGTGGTGGGCGCTGGCGAAGTCGGTGGCCGCCTGGTGCGTGTGCTGCACGGCCTGGGCTGGAAGGTGCTGGTCTGCGACCCGCTGCGCCAGGCCGCCGAGGGTGGCGACTTCGTCAGCCTGGCGACGATCCTTGAACAGTGCGACGTGATCAGCCTGCACACCCCGCTGCAGCGTGGCGGTGAGCATCCGACCTGGCACCTGCTCGGCGAAGCGCAGCTGGCGCAGCTGCGCCCCGGCGCCTGGCTGATCAACGCTAGCCGCGGGCCGGTGGTGGACAACGCGGCGCTGCGTGAGCTGCTGCTGGATCGCGAAGACGTGCACGCGGTGCTCGATGTCTGGGAAGGCGAGCCGCAGGTCGACCTGCAATTGGCAGACCTGTGCACCCTGGCCACGCCGCACATTGCCGGCTACAGCCTGGACGGCCGCCAGCGTGGCACGGCGCAGATCTATCAGGCCTTGTGCCGCTACCTGGGCGAAGCCGTAAGCGTGCAGCTGGCCGATCTGCTGCCGCCGCCGCCGTTGGCGCAGATCGAGCTGGACGGCACGGCGGAGCCTGCCTGGGCCCTGGCGGCGCTGTGCCGGGCAGTGTATGACCCACGGCGTGACGATGCCGATTTCCGTCGCAGCCTTAGCGACGATGTGGCCGAGCAGCGGGCGGCGTTCGACCAGTTGCGCAAGCAGTATCCGCCACGGCGGGAGATCGAAGGGTTGGCGGTGCGCGTGAGGGGCGAGGCGCCGCAGTTGGCGCAGATGGTCAATGCCTTGGGTGGCGTGCTGGCCTGA
- a CDS encoding PA1571 family protein, translated as MSLQHGSDTVKSENKPQPKACGSIIDAQGREIEITEQMIQQACKNLEDSRVKKVRQG; from the coding sequence ATGAGCTTGCAACATGGCAGCGACACCGTGAAATCTGAGAACAAACCACAACCCAAGGCCTGTGGTTCGATCATCGACGCCCAGGGCCGCGAGATCGAGATCACCGAGCAGATGATCCAGCAGGCCTGCAAGAACCTGGAAGACAGCCGCGTGAAGAAAGTACGTCAGGGCTGA